One genomic segment of Octopus sinensis unplaced genomic scaffold, ASM634580v1 Contig07216, whole genome shotgun sequence includes these proteins:
- the LOC115227817 gene encoding uncharacterized protein LOC115227817 has translation MEPVDLDALIYIFIQFIIDLVLREAFDSIQSKIEEMLLAYGLPDETVNVIMRLYKSTYPTVRSPDSNTDFFEIVARVLQGDTLAHRIFCLDYVLRISVDNGFTLHPRRSKRYPATKITDADYADSLVLLCNLIIQTKPTLHSPEYLTRSIDLHINSDKTECSLKCGLIRHQILRSILDHIDHLFRT, from the exons atggaACCAGTTGATTTAGAcgcacttatttatatttttatacagtttATTATTGATTTAGTTTTGCGAGAAG CTTTCGATTCGATTCAAAGCAAAATCGAAGAAATGCTGCTAGCTTATGGTTTACCAGATGAAACAGTAAATGTCATTATGAGGCTTTATAAAAGTACATATCCAACAGTACGATCTCCAGATAGCAATACAGATTTCTTTGAAATTGTCGCCAGAGTACTACAAGGTGACACTTTAGCACATCGTATCTTTTGCTTGGATTACGTTCTCAGAATATCTGTCGATAATGGATTCACACTACATCCACGAAGGAGTAAAAGATATCCTGCTACGAAAATCACTGATGCAGATTATGCTGATAGCTTAGTGCTTCTCTGTAATCTAATAATCCAAACCAAACCCACTCTCCATAGCCCTGAATATTTAACCAGAAGTATCGATCTCCATATTAACTCAGACAAAACAGAATGC tcattgaaGTGTGGCCTTATTAGGCATCAAATCCTAAGATCAATACTCGATCATATTGACCACTTATTTCGAACAG